A region of Peromyscus maniculatus bairdii isolate BWxNUB_F1_BW_parent chromosome 7, HU_Pman_BW_mat_3.1, whole genome shotgun sequence DNA encodes the following proteins:
- the LOC102914470 gene encoding phospholipid scramblase 2 isoform X1, producing MEAPRPGTHLPAGYAPQYPPAAFQGLPEHTGRPTLQTDYQSLQSGYPGPRAGHTVLTAGSEGYNATRLPTQNNQTIVLVNTQWMPAPPPLHNCPPGLEYLSQIDQILIHQQTELLEVLTGFETNNKFEIKNSLGQMVYLAVEDTDCCTRNCCEAARPFTLRILDNLGREVMTLERPLRCSSCCFPCCLQEIEIQAPPGVPVGYVTQTWHPCLPKLTLQNEKKQDVLKVVGPCVACTCCTDIDFEIKSLDEQSRIGKISKQWSGCVRETFTDSDNFGIQFPLDLDVKMKAVTLGACFLLDYMFFEGCE from the exons ATGGAGGCTCCTCGCCCAGGAACACATTTGCCAGCTGGGTATGCCCCTCAGTATCCACCAGCAGCATTCCAAG GACTTCCCGAACATACTGGACGCCCCACACTCCAAACTGACTACCAAAGTCTCCAGTCTGGTTACCCAGGGCCTCGGGCTGGCCATACAGTCTTAACAGCTGGCAGTGAAGGTTATAATGCAACCCGGCTTCCTACTCAAAATAACCAGACTATCGTCCTTGTTAATACCCAGTGGATGCCAGCACCACCACCTCTTCATAACTGCCCACCTGGGCTAGAATACTTAAGTCAG ATAGATCAGATTCTGATTCACCAGCAAACAGAACTTCTGGAAG TCTTAACAGGCTTTGAAACAAATAATAAGTTTGAAATCAAGAACAGCCTTGGGCAGATGGTTTACCTAGCTGTGGAAGATACTGACTGCTGTACTCGAAACTGCTGTGAAGCAGCAAGACCTTTCACCTTGAGGATCCTGGATAATCTGGGCCGAGAAGTCATGACTCTGGAGAGACCCCTGAGATGTAGTAGCTGTTGCTTCCCCTGCTGCCTCCAGGAG ATAGAAATCCAAGCTCCTCCTGGTGTGCCGGTCGGTTATGTGACTCAGACCTGGCACCCTTGTCTGCCCAAGTTGACTCTTCAAAACGAGAAGAAGCAGGATGTTCTAAAAGTTGTTGGTCCGTGTGTGGCATGCACCTGCTGTACAGACATTGACTTTGAG ATCAAGTCTCTTGATGAGCAGTCTAGAATTGGCAAGATCTCCAAGCAGTGGTCTGGGTGTGTGAGAGAGACCTTCACAGATTCAGATAACTTTGGGATCCAGTTCCCCCTAGACCTTGACGTGAAGATGAAGGCTGTGACACTCGGGGCGTGTTTCCTCTTA GATTACATGTTTTTTGAAGGCTGTGAGTAG
- the LOC102914470 gene encoding phospholipid scramblase 2 isoform X2: MPAPPPLHNCPPGLEYLSQIDQILIHQQTELLEVLTGFETNNKFEIKNSLGQMVYLAVEDTDCCTRNCCEAARPFTLRILDNLGREVMTLERPLRCSSCCFPCCLQEIEIQAPPGVPVGYVTQTWHPCLPKLTLQNEKKQDVLKVVGPCVACTCCTDIDFEIKSLDEQSRIGKISKQWSGCVRETFTDSDNFGIQFPLDLDVKMKAVTLGACFLLDYMFFEGCE; this comes from the exons ATGCCAGCACCACCACCTCTTCATAACTGCCCACCTGGGCTAGAATACTTAAGTCAG ATAGATCAGATTCTGATTCACCAGCAAACAGAACTTCTGGAAG TCTTAACAGGCTTTGAAACAAATAATAAGTTTGAAATCAAGAACAGCCTTGGGCAGATGGTTTACCTAGCTGTGGAAGATACTGACTGCTGTACTCGAAACTGCTGTGAAGCAGCAAGACCTTTCACCTTGAGGATCCTGGATAATCTGGGCCGAGAAGTCATGACTCTGGAGAGACCCCTGAGATGTAGTAGCTGTTGCTTCCCCTGCTGCCTCCAGGAG ATAGAAATCCAAGCTCCTCCTGGTGTGCCGGTCGGTTATGTGACTCAGACCTGGCACCCTTGTCTGCCCAAGTTGACTCTTCAAAACGAGAAGAAGCAGGATGTTCTAAAAGTTGTTGGTCCGTGTGTGGCATGCACCTGCTGTACAGACATTGACTTTGAG ATCAAGTCTCTTGATGAGCAGTCTAGAATTGGCAAGATCTCCAAGCAGTGGTCTGGGTGTGTGAGAGAGACCTTCACAGATTCAGATAACTTTGGGATCCAGTTCCCCCTAGACCTTGACGTGAAGATGAAGGCTGTGACACTCGGGGCGTGTTTCCTCTTA GATTACATGTTTTTTGAAGGCTGTGAGTAG